The following proteins are encoded in a genomic region of Penaeus chinensis breed Huanghai No. 1 chromosome 10, ASM1920278v2, whole genome shotgun sequence:
- the LOC125029973 gene encoding uncharacterized protein LOC125029973, with product MLHHKQGGGRQKYSDRRERLLKILSCKKNARNNAVCPNATTANAVTAVSDNTEVPTSTGGTPLGGQNIDKIMDYIESNQTDEAKRAKKAAKKARQRQKKVCVQMYIPFKIE from the exons ATGCTCCACCATAAGCAG GGTGGCGGCCGGCAGAAATATagtgacagaagagagagattacTCAAAATCTTATCCTGTAAGAAAAATGCTCGCAACAATGCTGTGTGTCCTAACGCTACCACAGCAAATGCAGTTACAGCTGTTTCTGATAATACTGAAGTCCCTACAAGCACAGGAGGGACACCACTTGGAGGGCAGAATATAGATAAAATTATGGATTATATTGAAAGCAATCAGACAGATGAAGCAAAACGAGCTAAGAAAGCAGCCAAAAAGGCTCGTCAGAGGCAAAAGAAGGTTTGTGTTCAGATGTACATTCCTTTTAAAATAgagtag
- the LOC125030013 gene encoding RNA-binding protein 41-like gives MAAVTNNNARKYRYLGLEDEERLKQNKIVTLRDKILKQFLQRQLDIPRSLKDQINKKTFVKASTEESITNCTSGLLSYSEFQSLETKLSITETLSASGLSKSEIKILLDEDGHSCLEAPHVRELRLHEIASKLSRRQELLENCGSKPEQFNGAFPLNKHDFEVECSTLPVTDGADKLTSCLIRLQPHHDETVPADHPINHIKELAQELFPNSITDACKINNSQRKTKASEDISGSSGKKKKTENNKFKYVSEKPKTFWDMQEFPRIVVDKESQNVNGSTIDKGSGIKQIHDISEKKCLVNRTKPFILSLDPADLVPLQEINSSRMTLEEIRNIGKFRTYDEGDPSQTLYIKNLPHKMSQRELAAIFGHFESLQGPKIVYRILDGRMRGQAFVTFQDVAAATKALKTCNGYILHGKPTVIAYGKKQSSEDV, from the coding sequence ATGGCTGCAGTCACCAACAACAATGCAAGGAAATATCGTTACTTAGGcctggaggatgaagagagattaaaacaaaataagattgtAACTTTAAGAGACAAAATATTAAAACAGTTTCTTCAAAGACAGCTGGACATACCTAGGTCACTTAAAGAtcagattaataaaaaaacatttgtaaAAGCTTCTACAGAAGAATCTATTACAAACTGCACTAGTGGATTATTATCCTACAGCGAATTCCAAAGTCTTGAGACAAAATTGAGTATCACTGAAACTTTAAGTGCAAGTGGACTATCTAAATCAGAAATAAAGATACTTCTGGATGAAGATGGACATTCCTGTCTTGAAGCACCGCATGTAAGAGAACTCAGACTCCATGAAATAGCTAGTAAATTATCCAGAAGGCAAGAGTTACTTGAAAACTGTGGGAGTAAGCCAGAACAGTTTAATGGAGCTTTTCCATTGAATAAACATGACTTTGAAGTGGAGTGTAGTACTCTCCCTGTTACAGATGGAGCTGACAAACTGACATCTTGTCTGATACGTCTTCAGCCTCATCATGATGAGACTGTCCCAGCAGACCATCCCATAAACCACATCAAAGAATTAGCACAGGAGCTATTCCCTAACAGTATTACAGATGCatgcaaaattaataatagtCAGAGGAAAACAAAGGCTTCAGAAGATATATCAGGTtcatcagggaaaaaaaaaaagactgagaaTAATAAGTTCAAGTATGTTAGTGAAAAGCCAAAGACATTTTGGGACATGCAAGAATTTCCAAGAATTGTTGTAGATAAAGAAAGTCAGAACGTTAACGGGTCTACAATAGACAAAGGTAGTGGCATTAAACAAATCCATGACATCAGTGAGAAAAAGTGTTTAGTGAACAGAACTAAACCATTTATTCTGTCATTGGATCCTGCTGATCTTGTGCCTTTACAGGAAATTAATTCAAGCAGAATGACTCTTGAGGAAATAAGAAACATTGGAAAATTTAGAACTTATGATGAAGGAGACCCATCTCAGACTTTATACATTAAAAATTTACCCCACAAAATGAGTCAAAGAGAACTTGCTGCTATTTTTGGTCACTTTGAATCTCTTCAGGGTCCAAAAATTGTATATAGGATTTTAGATGGTCGTATGAGGGGGCAAGCTTTTGTTACATTCCAAGATGTGGCTGCAGCTACAAAAGCACTAAAAACATGTAATGGTTATATTCTGCATGGTAAACCAACAGTGATAGCCTATGGTAAGAAACAAAGTTCTGAGGATGTATAG